A window of Halodesulfovibrio aestuarii DSM 17919 = ATCC 29578 contains these coding sequences:
- a CDS encoding lipopolysaccharide biosynthesis protein — MIDLFRKNDGHFFAVLRGSAYALFAKVLIIALGFLNNILVARYYGAELVGVLSVVHTLLSLLSLLSLSGLNQSILAIIPKRHIESEYSPFPFVVRVSIYVLVTSFLLSSSIYFGSDVWIKFLERRDQLKTAMLISSFFIAPYALRSLFLSFFRAIDAVKIFSVLQLVTPVANLFILIFIIAYSYAGLWVVYARLISAVVAVAASIVFFVFLFRRVQPSAQGEYCPLNLLLLLKTSLPLCGVSLLVFSTSKISILVYSLFVSEQNVGYYSVAVNTSILINVALGCVNSMVAPKFAELHARKERDTIFSVGIKTTRLICLATIPLTVFLVLLGKVLLEIVYGVDFNIAYVPMIILAIGNCINAIAGPNDIFLQMTGDQGVLHKMMWIGFTVSLLLYGPFIHWGGAGGAALAVVVGQCVWNCLAHIFILKKYDNSLMLFYSKPQ, encoded by the coding sequence TTGATTGATTTGTTTAGAAAAAATGATGGTCACTTTTTTGCTGTTTTGCGAGGTTCTGCGTATGCACTTTTTGCAAAAGTATTAATTATTGCACTTGGTTTTTTAAATAATATCCTTGTAGCAAGATATTATGGAGCAGAGCTTGTTGGAGTCCTTAGCGTTGTTCACACGTTGCTTTCCCTTTTGTCTTTGTTATCTTTGTCAGGGCTTAATCAGTCTATTTTGGCTATTATTCCTAAACGGCATATCGAGAGTGAGTACTCACCCTTCCCCTTTGTTGTTAGAGTTTCGATTTATGTTCTTGTTACCTCTTTCCTGCTGTCCTCTTCTATTTATTTCGGGTCAGATGTTTGGATTAAGTTTCTTGAAAGAAGGGACCAGTTAAAAACTGCAATGCTGATTAGTTCTTTTTTTATAGCACCATATGCTTTAAGATCTTTGTTTTTAAGTTTTTTTAGAGCAATTGATGCAGTAAAAATATTTTCAGTGTTACAACTGGTAACGCCTGTAGCTAATTTGTTTATTTTGATATTTATTATCGCCTATTCTTATGCTGGGTTGTGGGTTGTCTATGCTCGTTTGATTTCTGCTGTTGTTGCTGTTGCTGCCTCTATTGTTTTTTTTGTATTTCTTTTTCGTCGAGTGCAGCCTAGTGCTCAAGGTGAATATTGTCCTTTGAATTTGCTGCTATTGTTGAAGACGTCTCTTCCATTATGCGGTGTGAGTTTACTTGTTTTTTCAACGAGTAAAATAAGTATTCTTGTGTACAGTCTCTTTGTTTCGGAACAGAACGTTGGATATTACAGTGTGGCAGTGAATACATCGATTCTTATCAATGTTGCGTTAGGGTGTGTAAATAGTATGGTTGCGCCAAAATTCGCAGAATTACATGCTCGAAAGGAACGAGATACCATTTTTTCCGTTGGTATAAAAACAACTCGCTTAATATGTTTAGCCACTATTCCGTTAACAGTCTTTTTAGTGCTTTTGGGAAAAGTTCTTTTAGAGATTGTTTATGGTGTGGATTTTAACATTGCGTATGTCCCGATGATTATTTTAGCAATTGGGAATTGCATTAATGCAATAGCTGGTCCGAACGACATATTCTTGCAGATGACTGGTGACCAAGGAGTCTTGCATAAAATGATGTGGATTGGTTTTACCGTGTCGTTGTTGTTATATGGCCCTTTCATCCATTGGGGGGGGGCTGGAGGTGCGGCATTAGCAGTGGTCGTTGGGCAATGTGTTTGGAATTGCTTGGCACATATTTTTATTTTGAAAAAATATGATAATAGCTTGATGTTATTTTACTCTAAGCCTCAATAA
- a CDS encoding IS3 family transposase (programmed frameshift): MKKTKFTDEQIAFALRQAETGTRVKEVCRKMGISEATFYNWKKKYGGLGVSELRRLKQLEEENRQLKKLVAALSLDKQMLQDVLNKKALKPAQLIKFAEHLEQAYQVSVRRRCSVLCMSRSSYYYKPTRKDDSALRLRIRDIAETRVRYGCQRIYILLRREGWYVNHKKVHRLYCEEGLNLRSKRPRRHVSAAHRMDRPELSSIDQCWSMDFVADNLFNGRRIRALTVVDNFSRECLEIHVDHAVKGQHVVSRLEWLRLFAGRKPHRIQVDNGSEFISKTLDKWAYENNVTLDFSRPGKPTDNPFIESFNGSFRDECLNTHWFLSLFDARKKIETWRKEYNEFRPHSSLENMTPNDFARTQIDHSTSQISLKSTGTD, from the exons ATGAAAAAGACGAAGTTTACCGATGAGCAGATCGCTTTCGCCTTACGACAAGCTGAGACAGGGACAAGAGTCAAAGAGGTATGCCGTAAGATGGGCATATCAGAAGCTACGTTCTACAATTGGAAGAAGAAATATGGTGGGCTTGGAGTAAGCGAACTTCGACGCTTAAAGCAGCTTGAAGAGGAAAATAGGCAACTGAAAAAGCTTGTTGCAGCTTTGAGCCTTGATAAGCAAATGCTGCAGGATGTTCTCA ACAAAAAAGCTTTAAAGCCTGCTCAATTGATAAAATTTGCTGAACACCTGGAACAGGCTTATCAAGTCAGCGTGCGTAGGCGCTGCTCTGTCTTGTGCATGAGTAGATCAAGTTATTATTACAAGCCTACACGGAAAGATGACTCTGCGCTTCGTCTTCGCATTCGGGACATCGCCGAGACTAGAGTTCGATATGGTTGCCAAAGAATATATATTCTCTTGCGCAGGGAAGGTTGGTATGTGAATCATAAAAAGGTTCACAGGTTGTATTGCGAAGAAGGATTAAATCTGCGCTCCAAGCGGCCAAGACGACATGTTTCAGCCGCACACCGGATGGATCGCCCTGAACTCTCCAGTATTGACCAATGTTGGTCGATGGATTTCGTGGCAGATAACTTGTTCAACGGCCGAAGAATTCGCGCCTTAACTGTAGTTGATAATTTTAGTCGTGAATGCTTAGAAATCCATGTTGATCACGCCGTAAAAGGGCAACATGTCGTGAGCAGGCTTGAGTGGCTACGGTTGTTTGCAGGACGTAAGCCGCATCGTATTCAAGTAGATAATGGTAGCGAGTTCATTTCCAAGACACTCGATAAGTGGGCCTATGAAAATAATGTAACGCTGGACTTCTCAAGACCGGGAAAACCTACGGACAACCCGTTTATCGAGTCTTTTAACGGAAGTTTTCGGGATGAGTGTTTAAACACGCACTGGTTCCTATCACTTTTTGATGCTCGAAAGAAGATTGAAACATGGCGGAAAGAATATAACGAATTTCGTCCTCATTCTTCTCTTGAAAATATGACCCCAAACGACTTTGCCCGTACACAGATTGACCATTCAACTAGCCAAATTTCTCTAAAATCTACCGGTACAGATTAG
- the polA gene encoding DNA polymerase I, whose protein sequence is MSLQERLGLTSKPVYLIDGSAFIFRAFYAMQHLKRADGFPTNALFIVSRILMKMLRDESPEHIAFVLDGRGKNFRHELYGEYKANRSATPEDLVLQLEPIKAMVKHLGIHLIVSDGCEADDCIAALAGRLKKDHPVVIVGADKDLKQCLDTNVFLWDPGTKQEKLTTLEDFIEETNLTPAQWADYQAIIGDSSDNIPGVPGIGPKTADKIFAQFKTLEEIRDGFGELKPNLQKKFADHLDNMFVFRQLTTLNTDTCDSEKLEDFKLKPISRDIVLDFVKEYELRALVREVNALSHADEPAPEPKKKKVTTDQLGLFGGGEKTIPDEPDARPAMSVSDVTGLTSCKDKRVAVLLAEQTESNSVLVAIEQAEFLYAGKMDELAEFCTDAKQIITPDAKALFRQHAGWSSVDPNKLLDLGLMAYLLNPEDRDYSWKKLSRKADELEISRKNGGLLAIAIAEELERSLDGGHLRPLMLDIELPLVGVLANMEEAGIRIDREAFAEFLKEVQADLDNLTRSIYDIAGKPFNIRSAQQLGKILFDDLGLASKTKTSGGQASTSQAVLEKLAGEHEIIDLILEYRKLEKLRSTYLEPLPKLVDENDRIHTTFNQLATATGRLSSSNPNLQNIPARGEFGTRMRSCFVAAEGKKLVSADYSQVELRVLAHCSQDPTLLEAFKQDRDIHSSTAALLFDSTVEDVTSDQRRNAKTINFGLIYGMGPQKLAGELKITLTEAKEFIRRYFEKLQHLKEFYDKVEEDAKLHGYVATLAGRRRYLPEITSGNNMMQSQARRQAINTVIQGSAADIIKIAMIKTAEDLQLKQLKAQLILQIHDELVLEVPTENAEAAASRLQEIMSNIAPDGKNLMDVPLKVDAGIGDRWNEAH, encoded by the coding sequence ATGTCTTTACAAGAACGCCTTGGTCTTACGTCTAAGCCTGTCTACCTTATTGACGGCTCCGCATTTATTTTTCGGGCATTTTACGCCATGCAGCACCTTAAGCGTGCAGATGGTTTCCCAACAAACGCCCTTTTTATTGTTTCTCGTATTTTAATGAAAATGCTGCGGGATGAGTCTCCAGAGCATATTGCATTTGTTCTTGATGGACGTGGTAAAAACTTCCGCCACGAACTCTACGGAGAATACAAAGCTAACCGCTCAGCGACTCCTGAGGATTTGGTTTTGCAGCTTGAACCAATCAAAGCAATGGTGAAACACCTCGGTATCCACCTTATTGTCTCTGATGGCTGTGAAGCAGACGACTGCATTGCTGCGTTAGCAGGCAGACTCAAAAAAGACCATCCTGTTGTTATCGTCGGGGCTGATAAAGACTTAAAACAGTGCCTCGACACTAATGTCTTCCTCTGGGATCCGGGCACAAAGCAAGAAAAACTCACCACCCTTGAAGATTTTATTGAAGAAACCAACCTGACTCCGGCTCAATGGGCAGATTATCAGGCAATCATCGGCGATTCATCAGACAACATTCCGGGTGTACCCGGCATCGGCCCAAAAACTGCCGACAAAATCTTTGCCCAGTTTAAAACGCTTGAAGAAATCCGCGACGGTTTTGGCGAACTCAAGCCAAACCTGCAAAAAAAGTTTGCGGATCATCTCGACAATATGTTCGTCTTCCGCCAGCTCACGACACTCAACACCGACACCTGTGACAGCGAAAAGCTTGAAGACTTTAAACTGAAGCCAATTTCCCGTGATATCGTACTCGATTTTGTTAAAGAATACGAACTGCGCGCACTGGTACGCGAAGTAAATGCGCTTTCCCACGCAGACGAACCGGCACCGGAACCAAAAAAGAAAAAAGTTACTACCGACCAGCTTGGTCTTTTCGGTGGTGGTGAAAAAACTATTCCAGATGAGCCGGACGCACGCCCGGCCATGTCTGTCAGTGATGTCACAGGACTTACGTCCTGCAAAGACAAACGGGTGGCAGTGCTGCTGGCAGAACAGACGGAAAGCAACTCCGTATTAGTAGCCATTGAACAAGCAGAGTTCCTCTACGCTGGAAAAATGGATGAACTTGCTGAGTTCTGTACCGATGCAAAACAGATTATTACACCGGATGCAAAAGCACTTTTTCGTCAACATGCCGGCTGGTCTTCTGTCGATCCAAACAAATTGCTTGATCTGGGACTCATGGCCTATCTGCTAAACCCAGAGGATCGTGATTATTCATGGAAAAAGCTTTCCCGCAAAGCGGACGAACTGGAAATCTCCCGTAAAAACGGTGGCCTCCTTGCTATTGCTATTGCAGAAGAACTGGAACGAAGCCTTGATGGCGGACACTTGCGTCCACTTATGCTCGACATAGAACTTCCACTTGTGGGAGTTCTTGCGAACATGGAAGAGGCTGGCATCCGCATTGACCGTGAAGCCTTTGCAGAATTTCTAAAAGAAGTGCAAGCAGACCTCGACAATCTGACGCGTTCCATTTACGACATCGCTGGCAAGCCGTTCAATATTCGTTCTGCGCAACAGCTCGGTAAAATTCTGTTCGATGATTTGGGTCTTGCATCCAAAACAAAAACAAGCGGCGGCCAAGCTTCCACATCACAGGCAGTTCTCGAAAAATTGGCTGGCGAACACGAAATTATCGACCTCATTCTGGAATACAGAAAGCTCGAAAAGCTGCGTTCAACCTACCTTGAACCGCTTCCAAAGCTTGTTGACGAAAACGACCGCATCCACACTACGTTCAATCAGCTTGCAACGGCAACAGGCCGCTTGTCTTCAAGCAACCCGAACCTGCAAAACATTCCTGCACGTGGTGAATTCGGTACCCGTATGCGCAGTTGTTTCGTAGCCGCAGAAGGTAAAAAGCTTGTCTCTGCTGACTATTCTCAGGTGGAACTGCGAGTGCTTGCACATTGCTCACAGGATCCTACTCTGCTTGAAGCATTCAAGCAGGATAGAGATATCCATAGCAGCACAGCAGCGCTACTCTTCGATTCAACAGTTGAAGACGTTACCTCAGACCAGCGGCGTAATGCCAAGACCATCAACTTCGGTCTCATCTATGGTATGGGGCCACAAAAACTGGCTGGAGAACTCAAAATCACTCTTACCGAAGCTAAGGAGTTCATTAGGCGCTACTTTGAAAAATTACAGCACCTGAAAGAATTCTATGACAAGGTAGAAGAAGATGCCAAGTTGCATGGTTATGTGGCTACGCTTGCAGGCCGACGCAGGTACCTGCCGGAAATTACATCCGGTAACAACATGATGCAGTCACAGGCACGCAGGCAGGCGATTAACACAGTTATTCAGGGCAGCGCTGCCGATATCATTAAAATCGCCATGATTAAGACTGCAGAAGACCTGCAGCTTAAGCAGCTTAAAGCGCAGCTTATCCTGCAAATTCACGATGAATTGGTACTTGAAGTACCTACCGAGAATGCGGAAGCTGCGGCCAGCCGTCTTCAGGAGATCATGTCGAACATAGCACCTGATGGTAAAAACCTGATGGATGTACCTCTTAAGGTTGATGCAGGAATCGGTGACCGTTGGAACGAAGCCCATTAG